From a region of the Agrobacterium tumefaciens genome:
- a CDS encoding TIGR00730 family Rossman fold protein: MTDKQNTIRSICVYCGSQPGRDPAYMEAGRALGKSIAENGIRLVYGGGTKGIMGAVAAGVLSNGGEVTGIIPEFLVDMEATRHSLGQLNELVITKDMHERKHMMFERSDAFVTLPGGIGTLEEIVEIMTWAQLGRHAKPMVFANINGFWDPMLELVRHMRDQGFIHRAHLLNPLVVDEVSGIVPAILDRALAQQNPEGDPSVISRL; the protein is encoded by the coding sequence ATGACGGACAAACAAAATACGATTCGATCCATCTGCGTTTATTGCGGTTCCCAGCCTGGTCGCGACCCGGCTTACATGGAAGCGGGCCGTGCCCTTGGGAAATCGATTGCCGAAAACGGCATTCGCCTCGTCTATGGCGGTGGCACCAAGGGCATCATGGGGGCGGTCGCTGCTGGCGTTCTCTCGAACGGCGGCGAGGTAACCGGCATCATACCGGAATTTCTCGTCGACATGGAGGCAACACGCCATTCTCTCGGACAATTGAACGAGCTTGTGATCACCAAGGACATGCATGAGCGCAAGCACATGATGTTCGAGCGGTCAGACGCCTTCGTCACTCTGCCGGGTGGCATCGGTACGCTCGAAGAGATCGTTGAGATCATGACCTGGGCTCAGCTTGGCCGTCACGCCAAGCCGATGGTCTTTGCCAACATCAATGGTTTCTGGGATCCGATGCTGGAACTGGTTCGCCACATGCGCGATCAGGGCTTCATCCACCGCGCGCATCTTCTCAACCCGCTCGTCGTTGACGAGGTGAGTGGCATCGTGCCCGCGATCCTCGACCGGGCACTGGCACAGCAGAACCCGGAAGGCGATCCTTCGGTGATATCCCGCCTCTGA
- the rarD gene encoding EamA family transporter RarD, whose protein sequence is MALDKSLPTEQGGDSARGFAFALSAYLLWGFLPLYMKAVAHIPPVEVIVHRVIWSVPIAAAVLIAIGRTAEIRTALKNPKMLAMASLTAALISVNWGIYIWAIGAGRALDAALGYFINPLFSIFLGAVLLKERLYRGQIAAIVLAVLGVALLTWHAGSLPWVSIALTVSWGFYAFFRKTLPIGPTQGFLLEVMLLSVPCVVLMAYFAFTGQAHFMAGNAMDTWLLIASGLITAVPLILYGNGAKLLRLSTIGIMQYIAPTIIFLIAILIFKEPFDMVRMGAFSLIWSALVIYTASSLMRLKKS, encoded by the coding sequence ATGGCACTCGATAAATCCCTTCCGACCGAACAGGGCGGCGACAGCGCACGTGGTTTTGCGTTTGCACTCTCCGCTTATCTGTTGTGGGGCTTCCTTCCCCTCTACATGAAAGCCGTGGCGCATATTCCGCCGGTGGAAGTAATAGTCCATCGCGTTATCTGGTCGGTGCCGATTGCTGCTGCAGTTCTTATTGCAATCGGACGTACCGCCGAAATCCGAACGGCGCTGAAAAACCCGAAAATGCTGGCCATGGCGAGCCTGACCGCGGCGCTGATCAGCGTCAATTGGGGCATCTATATCTGGGCCATCGGCGCAGGACGCGCGCTCGATGCGGCGCTTGGTTATTTCATCAATCCGCTGTTCAGCATCTTCCTCGGCGCAGTGCTACTGAAAGAACGCCTCTATCGCGGCCAGATTGCCGCCATCGTGCTGGCCGTTCTGGGCGTCGCGTTGCTGACCTGGCATGCGGGTAGCCTGCCTTGGGTTTCGATCGCGCTCACCGTTTCATGGGGCTTCTACGCCTTTTTCCGCAAGACGTTGCCGATCGGACCGACGCAGGGCTTTCTTCTGGAAGTCATGCTGCTGTCAGTGCCCTGCGTGGTCCTGATGGCCTATTTTGCCTTCACTGGCCAGGCGCACTTCATGGCTGGCAATGCCATGGATACATGGCTTTTGATCGCCAGCGGTCTCATCACCGCCGTTCCGCTCATTCTCTACGGTAATGGTGCCAAGCTGCTGCGGCTCTCCACCATCGGCATCATGCAGTATATCGCGCCGACGATCATTTTCCTGATCGCCATCCTGATCTTCAAGGAACCGTTCGATATGGTGCGAATGGGAGCATTCTCGCTGATCTGGTCGGCGCTGGTGATCTACACCGCCTCCAGCCTGATGCGACTGAAGAAGTCGTAA
- the pip gene encoding prolyl aminopeptidase: MTTELRSFYPEIEPYETGMLDVGDGHTIYWERVGTPGAKPAVFLHGGPGGGVNPTHRRVFDPALYDVLLFDQRGCGRSTPHAELNANTTWHLVADMEKLRIQCGFEQWLVFGGSWGSTLALAYAETHPEHVSELVLRGIYTVTRPELDWYYQFGVSEMYPDRWEKFIAPIPEAEREDMMAAYNRYLTGTDEAKKLECAKAWSQWEGATIALVTDPERVDDFGEDKYAIAFARIENHFFVNGGWLEDGQLLRNAGKLKDIPGVIIHGRYDMPCPLKYAWQLSKAWPKADFHIIEAAGHALSEPGILDQLIRATDHFAGKA; encoded by the coding sequence ATGACGACGGAATTGCGCAGCTTCTACCCGGAGATCGAGCCCTACGAAACCGGAATGCTCGATGTTGGCGACGGTCACACGATCTATTGGGAGCGCGTTGGAACACCCGGCGCAAAACCGGCCGTCTTTCTTCACGGCGGCCCAGGCGGCGGCGTCAACCCTACGCATCGGCGCGTCTTCGACCCCGCTCTTTATGACGTTCTCCTGTTTGACCAGCGCGGTTGTGGCCGCTCGACACCGCATGCCGAACTCAATGCCAACACCACATGGCATCTGGTAGCGGATATGGAGAAACTGCGCATCCAGTGCGGTTTCGAACAATGGCTCGTCTTCGGTGGCTCGTGGGGTTCAACGCTGGCGCTTGCTTATGCCGAGACCCATCCGGAGCATGTCAGTGAACTTGTCCTGCGCGGCATCTACACCGTCACCCGTCCGGAACTCGACTGGTATTATCAGTTCGGCGTCTCGGAAATGTATCCGGATCGCTGGGAAAAGTTCATCGCACCCATTCCTGAGGCGGAACGTGAAGACATGATGGCAGCCTATAATCGCTATCTGACCGGGACTGACGAAGCCAAGAAACTGGAATGCGCCAAGGCGTGGAGCCAGTGGGAAGGTGCGACCATCGCGCTCGTCACAGATCCCGAGCGCGTTGATGACTTTGGCGAAGACAAATATGCCATCGCCTTCGCACGCATCGAAAACCATTTCTTCGTTAACGGCGGCTGGCTGGAAGATGGTCAGTTGTTGCGAAATGCCGGCAAGCTCAAAGACATTCCCGGTGTCATCATTCATGGCCGTTACGACATGCCCTGCCCGCTAAAATACGCCTGGCAGCTTTCCAAAGCATGGCCGAAGGCGGATTTTCACATCATCGAGGCCGCTGGTCACGCCTTAAGTGAACCCGGCATTCTCGATCAACTGATCCGCGCAACGGACCATTTTGCCGGAAAAGCGTGA
- a CDS encoding GFA family protein — protein MTSETHFSGGRQCGAVRYRATGGLAYPHVCHCRMCQKAAGNYFMPLAASLRKNFTLTRGEATWFQSSDQVRRGFCSQCGTPLFYDMPEADFINITLGSLDEPDRVRPEAQSNTGHKMRWFRDLDGLPLEPEPADGQELPRTNKRQHPDHDTPVWPPEDIRE, from the coding sequence ATGACGTCCGAGACGCATTTTTCCGGTGGACGCCAGTGCGGCGCGGTGCGTTACCGGGCAACGGGCGGCCTTGCCTACCCACATGTCTGCCATTGCCGCATGTGTCAGAAAGCGGCCGGCAACTATTTCATGCCGCTGGCGGCAAGCCTGAGAAAGAACTTCACCCTGACAAGAGGCGAAGCCACCTGGTTTCAGTCTTCCGATCAGGTGCGGCGTGGCTTTTGCAGTCAATGCGGCACACCGTTGTTCTACGATATGCCGGAAGCCGACTTCATCAACATCACGCTTGGCTCACTTGATGAGCCGGATCGGGTGAGGCCCGAAGCGCAGTCGAATACCGGCCATAAAATGCGCTGGTTCCGTGACCTTGATGGGCTGCCGCTCGAGCCGGAACCGGCTGACGGACAAGAATTGCCGCGAACGAACAAACGACAGCATCCCGACCACGACACACCTGTCTGGCCACCAGAGGACATTAGAGAATGA
- a CDS encoding GFA family protein, whose amino-acid sequence MSDSGFSGGCQCGAVRFHAGKIGRPSICHCRMCQKHFGNFFGALVTADQAHLVWTRGQPSLFRSSKKIHRGFCNKCGTPLTYHYPGGVEIAIGAFDHPEQVEPQVQVNVHMRMPWIDHLFHKPAIEQSVEESEIMSYQHPDHDTTEWPPKGDGE is encoded by the coding sequence ATGAGCGACAGCGGATTTTCCGGTGGGTGCCAGTGCGGCGCCGTTCGTTTTCATGCCGGCAAGATTGGCCGACCATCGATCTGCCATTGCCGCATGTGCCAGAAACATTTCGGCAATTTCTTCGGCGCGCTGGTGACCGCCGATCAGGCACATCTGGTCTGGACACGCGGTCAGCCTTCACTGTTCCGGTCTTCCAAGAAAATCCATCGCGGCTTCTGCAACAAATGCGGCACGCCTCTGACCTATCATTATCCCGGCGGGGTGGAGATCGCCATCGGCGCTTTCGATCATCCGGAGCAGGTTGAACCACAGGTCCAGGTGAATGTGCACATGCGCATGCCGTGGATCGACCATCTGTTCCACAAACCAGCCATTGAACAGAGTGTCGAGGAGTCGGAGATCATGTCCTATCAACATCCCGACCACGACACCACCGAATGGCCGCCGAAAGGTGACGGAGAATGA
- a CDS encoding GFA family protein, which translates to MTVYTGGCQCGAVRFRADGDLSDSSICHCRMCQKAFGAYYAPLVSVRKADFRWTRGEPKRFQSSSVVKRGFCADCGTPLTYEAPDGVAVAAGAFDDPALFPPTLQYGTEAKIAFVDHLPELPGHDTPDDFEAVPFLADLVSYQHPDHDTENWPPEKKS; encoded by the coding sequence ATGACTGTCTATACCGGCGGGTGCCAGTGCGGGGCCGTGCGTTTTCGCGCTGACGGCGATCTCAGCGACAGTTCCATCTGCCATTGCCGTATGTGCCAGAAGGCGTTCGGCGCTTATTACGCGCCTCTCGTTTCCGTTCGCAAGGCCGATTTCCGCTGGACGCGGGGAGAACCGAAGCGTTTTCAGTCCTCCAGCGTCGTCAAACGCGGTTTCTGCGCCGATTGTGGCACACCCTTGACCTATGAAGCACCGGATGGTGTCGCCGTGGCGGCTGGCGCCTTCGATGATCCGGCGCTGTTCCCGCCCACGCTGCAATATGGCACGGAAGCAAAAATCGCTTTTGTCGATCATCTCCCGGAATTGCCTGGCCATGATACGCCTGATGATTTCGAGGCGGTTCCATTTCTCGCCGATCTCGTTTCCTATCAGCACCCCGATCACGACACTGAAAACTGGCCCCCGGAGAAAAAGTCATGA
- a CDS encoding cysteine--tRNA ligase: MSARLKLYNTLTREKAEFTPIDANNVRMYVCGPTVYDFAHIGNARPVIVFDVLYRALRHVYGESQVTYARNITDVDDKINARALRDYPHLPLNDAIHAVTEKTAQQFHDDVASLGCLEPSVEPRATDNIPQMVDIIEKLIERGHAYVASGEVLFDTKSMADYGQLSKRPLDEQQAGARIAVDVHKKNPGDFVLWKLSSDNEPGWESPWGRGRPGWHIECSAMSGRYLGEVFDIHGGGLDLIFPHHENEIAQSRCAHGTHVMANVWMHNGFVQVEGRKMSKSEGNFVTIYELLHTDKFGGRQWPGDVLRLAMLMTHYREPIDFSVKRLEEAERLLAKWPAAEASDAAPDSTVLDALADDLNTVAAVQALHALAQSAHNDPAKLAVFAASAALLGVLPKKAEVDEAIAAAVDSLVEMRLEMLKAKNFAEADRIRDELSAKGIQLKDGKDKETGERTTSWEMKR, translated from the coding sequence CCTGAAGCTTTATAATACGCTGACCCGCGAAAAGGCGGAGTTTACGCCGATCGACGCAAACAATGTGCGCATGTATGTCTGCGGCCCAACCGTCTACGATTTCGCCCATATCGGCAACGCGCGACCGGTCATCGTCTTCGACGTTCTCTACCGGGCGCTGCGGCATGTTTATGGCGAGAGCCAGGTTACCTATGCCCGCAATATCACCGACGTCGACGACAAAATCAACGCACGGGCGCTGCGCGACTACCCTCACCTGCCGCTGAACGACGCGATCCATGCCGTCACCGAAAAGACCGCGCAGCAGTTCCATGACGATGTCGCCTCGCTCGGCTGCCTTGAGCCTAGTGTCGAACCACGCGCCACTGACAACATTCCGCAGATGGTCGATATCATCGAAAAGCTGATCGAACGTGGTCACGCCTATGTGGCAAGCGGGGAAGTTCTTTTCGATACGAAGTCGATGGCAGACTATGGCCAGCTTTCCAAGCGCCCCCTGGATGAGCAGCAGGCAGGTGCGCGCATTGCCGTCGATGTTCACAAAAAGAACCCCGGCGATTTCGTACTCTGGAAGCTTTCCAGCGATAACGAACCCGGCTGGGAAAGCCCCTGGGGGCGCGGCCGTCCGGGCTGGCATATCGAGTGCTCTGCAATGTCCGGCCGCTATCTCGGCGAGGTCTTCGACATTCACGGCGGCGGGCTCGACCTGATCTTCCCGCACCATGAAAATGAAATCGCCCAGTCGCGTTGCGCCCACGGCACGCATGTCATGGCAAATGTTTGGATGCACAATGGTTTTGTGCAGGTGGAAGGCCGCAAGATGTCGAAGTCAGAAGGCAACTTCGTGACGATCTACGAATTGCTGCACACCGACAAGTTCGGCGGCCGCCAGTGGCCGGGCGACGTGCTGCGCCTTGCGATGCTGATGACCCATTACCGCGAACCCATCGATTTTTCCGTCAAACGACTGGAAGAAGCCGAACGTCTGCTGGCAAAATGGCCGGCTGCAGAAGCCAGCGATGCGGCGCCAGACAGCACTGTTCTCGACGCGCTTGCCGACGACCTCAACACGGTTGCTGCCGTGCAGGCACTGCATGCGCTGGCACAGTCTGCCCATAATGACCCCGCCAAGCTTGCCGTTTTTGCCGCCAGTGCCGCGTTGCTCGGCGTTCTACCGAAGAAGGCAGAGGTGGACGAGGCCATTGCGGCTGCGGTCGATTCTCTCGTCGAGATGCGTCTTGAAATGCTGAAGGCAAAGAATTTCGCCGAAGCGGACCGTATTCGCGACGAACTTTCTGCCAAAGGCATCCAGCTCAAGGACGGCAAGGACAAGGAGACGGGCGAGCGCACGACGAGCTGGGAGATGAAGCGGTAA